The nucleotide window CTATGCACTAACTTTCCCTAAGACTTTAGTCtacctttatttattttttggtcagAAATTTTTGTCTTGGAatgctttttttgtttttgttttcctctTTTAGGCGATTTAGAATGCATTTTATATTTTGGGAACTTTTGTTTTAAAGAGCCCACTTTATCTTTAGTGTGAGCTCCCCTCCCAGCATAACAATACTCACCTAACAAGTAATGCTAGGGTAAAATAAATAAGGATACATGGGCCAAATTATAAATACTTAAGGCCCAAATCTAGCCCAAGGATTAAAGCAAAACTCTCTCTTTGGATGAGAGGTATACGCGGGATAATTAATTCTCAGGGTTTTAGAGGTATAACCGCCACACACATAGCTCCGGAAGGCAACGATTTGGTAACTCTGTACGCATAATCAATGGCCGATGTAAAGGATTGGGGCTTGGAAGCCCTCGAGAAGCTGAAGTCGACTGAACCACCAGTTTTTCTAGCGCCGAGCTCGATATCGGAGGTGGCTCGCGTTGCATCTCAGTATCTCTCCACTAGGTTGAAGCCTCACAACCTCAAATCTCCTTTTGAGGAGCTCTTGGTTGATGGTTTTGACGCGGAGCAGATTTGGCAGCAGATTGATATGCAGTCTCTGCCTTTGTTGTCGAGCTTGCGGCATGAGGTTAAGCGATTTGCTAAAAACCCTCGAGAGGTTCGTAGAATAGGAAACTTGGCCCTCGGGGATTCTCAGGAGGATGGATTGGATATGGATGGGATTGACTCTGATGATGGGGATGACGATGATGAGGTAGAAGCTAACgaaagtgaagaagaagatgaagatgaagaagaggaagaggaagaggaggaggatgaaGAGAATGAAGGAATAGAGGACAGGTTCTTCAAGATCAAAGATTTGGAGGATTTTTTAGAGGAGGGTGAAGCTCTAGAGTATGGCTTCGACTCCAAAAACAATAAAGCTATGTCAAACGGAAAGAAGCAAAATTTgagcgatgatgatgatgatgatgatgaagacgaagaagatgatgaggatgatgaagaagatgaggagGTATGCACATAAACAGTGTTCAGGAATATGAATGGGATTGAATGCAAGTTTCTTAGTTTTTTCTTCTGTTGAATGATCTTTGGTTTGTTCTTGTCCTCTAGTTTGGTGCTTTTGCTGGTGAAGAAAACGAAGAGTCAGACAAATTGGGAAAGGCCAGGTATGGATCCtatgctctctctctctgataTACAGTTAATGAGCTAACCGGAGAATGAACAAACGAGATTAGGCGAATAATTCTTCCTTGGATTtgttctaagttttttttttttgttgtctatCAATTAAAATTAGGTATGAGGATTTCTTTGGTGGTAAAAAGAAGGAACCAAAAATGATGATGAAAGATGTCATGGAAGATGAGGAAGCTGGAGATGTAAACCAAGTACTAGTTATTCTTATATGCTATGACTTCGTTTCTCGTTAGTGGAATTGTACATGAGATCTGACTGACTAATTCCTTTTCCATTAGGGCAATGGAAAACTCTCTACCCATGAGAAAGAACTACTAAAGCTTCAATCCAAGATTGATCAGATGGAGAAAGCAAACTTAGATCCCAAACACTGGACTATGCAGGGAGAGGTACCCAGCGATGTTTTACTCCACTACTACTAATCTGTGAAAACTTGCAACGTTGCTTTCTGTAGCTAAATTTATGTATGACTTTTCTTGTTGAAAGGTAACTGCTACAAAGAGGCCAAAGAATAGTGCTTTAGAAGTTGATTTAGATTTTGAGCACAATGCCAGACCTCCTCCTGTAATCACAGAAGAGGTCACAGCCTCACTTGAGGATATGATCAAGAGCCGAATCATTGAGGTAACTGCTTAGTTTGCAACAAAAGTCTCCTTTTTTACTTCTTCCTCTTGACTTTTGCGTAACTTATCGTGTGGTTTCTTAGGCTCGTTTTGATGATGTCCAACGAGCGCCTAGTCTGCCCACTAAATCCAAAAGAGAAGCCAAGGAATTGGTTAGTTTTATTGAAGAGCTATTAACCTCGTTTAACAGTTGATGAAATCTGTTTGGTTACTTTTGGAAATATGCAGGACGATAGTAAAAGCAAGAAAGGTCTTGCCGAAGTTTACGAGGTTTGTATGGTCTACAaggatttattttgtttttaagttgttgtGAGAGAGAACCAAACAACTTATAAATGTGTGTTGGTCCACTATTTGCAGGAAGAATACGTTCAGAAGTCTAATCCGTTATTTGCTCCAGCAACTTT belongs to Brassica rapa cultivar Chiifu-401-42 chromosome A07, CAAS_Brap_v3.01, whole genome shotgun sequence and includes:
- the LOC103829595 gene encoding U3 small nucleolar ribonucleoprotein protein MPP10 — encoded protein: MADVKDWGLEALEKLKSTEPPVFLAPSSISEVARVASQYLSTRLKPHNLKSPFEELLVDGFDAEQIWQQIDMQSLPLLSSLRHEVKRFAKNPREVRRIGNLALGDSQEDGLDMDGIDSDDGDDDDEVEANESEEEDEDEEEEEEEEEDEENEGIEDRFFKIKDLEDFLEEGEALEYGFDSKNNKAMSNGKKQNLSDDDDDDDEDEEDDEDDEEDEEFGAFAGEENEESDKLGKARYEDFFGGKKKEPKMMMKDVMEDEEAGDVNQGNGKLSTHEKELLKLQSKIDQMEKANLDPKHWTMQGEVTATKRPKNSALEVDLDFEHNARPPPVITEEVTASLEDMIKSRIIEARFDDVQRAPSLPTKSKREAKELDDSKSKKGLAEVYEEEYVQKSNPLFAPATFSDELKKEASMLFKKLCLKLDALSHFHFTPKPVIEEMSIQTNVPAIAMEEVAPVAVSDAAMLAPEEIFSGTGKIKEESELTQEERKRRRANKKRKFKAESAKQPVKKARDTNSTEMSRTGNE